From one Verrucomicrobiota bacterium genomic stretch:
- a CDS encoding lysophospholipid acyltransferase family protein yields the protein MTVVEKAAVTPIRKSGVVIPNSTKWHQRVAARMIWVLLRGLAATLRYHWQDRSGLCSTPPVGQAIYCIWHNRLSLSMAAYQEYIQPRTEARGLAALVSASRDGGMLAGVLECFGVQPVRGSSSRRGPQALLELTSWAERGYDLAITPDGPRGPRYIVQEGVMSLAQLTGLPIVPFSFCAHRKIQMKSWDRFQIPLPFSRCEMILEKPVCVPRNATSEERAALRQQLQQALADITRD from the coding sequence ATGACTGTGGTCGAAAAAGCCGCCGTGACGCCAATACGAAAATCCGGAGTTGTCATTCCGAATTCGACGAAATGGCACCAGCGGGTGGCCGCGCGGATGATCTGGGTTCTGCTTCGTGGCCTCGCAGCAACATTGCGCTATCATTGGCAGGATCGCTCCGGTCTTTGTTCCACGCCACCCGTCGGGCAGGCAATTTACTGCATCTGGCACAATCGACTTTCGCTTTCCATGGCGGCTTACCAGGAATACATCCAGCCGCGCACGGAAGCCCGTGGTCTTGCGGCGCTGGTCAGCGCCAGCCGGGACGGAGGAATGCTGGCGGGCGTCCTGGAATGTTTTGGCGTGCAACCGGTGCGCGGCTCCTCCAGCCGTCGCGGGCCACAGGCATTGCTTGAATTGACCTCGTGGGCGGAGCGCGGCTACGACCTCGCGATTACTCCCGACGGTCCGCGCGGGCCGCGTTACATCGTCCAGGAGGGCGTGATGTCCCTGGCCCAACTTACCGGCCTGCCCATCGTGCCGTTTTCTTTTTGCGCGCACCGGAAAATCCAGATGAAAAGCTGGGATCGTTTTCAGATTCCACTGCCCTTTTCGCGTTGTGAGATGATCCTGGAAAAACCAGTTTGCGTTCCACGCAACGCCACGAGTGAAGAACGCGCGGCGTTGCGTCAACAACTTCAGCAGGCGTTGGCGGACATTACGAGAGATTGA
- the priA gene encoding primosomal protein N', with protein sequence MIARVTLEIALRKEFDYLIPPELAAQIDVGSRVQVPFGPRKVMGCVTTLVEESTHTNLRSILKVVGRQTLVTPQVLRLARWIADYYCCPPEIALKSVLPEAVRKEKEGWRQQLFVRVLPFTGDLPKLAKRQQEVWNIIEERREMPLQELLELAETTAGTVRRLEDKGLLAITTEISERDPYAREHILPTQSLVLNQEQAKALVMITKVMDQEKGKGGKGEKEKPSCDAQLLQVTSAPRPLFSSTFLLHGVTGSGKTEVYLQAIAHALEQGKGAIVLVPEISLTPQTVERFKARFSSGRLQTLVAVLHSHLSAGERHDEWHKIRQGRARIVIGARSAIFAPVDPLGLIIVDEEHEHSYKQEEAPRYHARDVAIVRGQMEGATVVLGSATPSLESFYNVKKGKYTLLELLERADNKKMPLVRVIDMRQTARKEKGTPIFSPQLKEAITQRLERKEQTILFLNRRGFATSLQCPLCGYVAECPNCSVSLTYHRRIQKLCCHICGHDAPVPAVCPNQKCRNPAIRYAGLGTEKVEHTLTKLFPHARVQRMDSDIMKRKEDYRRTLGDFRTGKIDILVGTQMIAKGLHFPNVTLVGIIYADLSLHQPDFRAGERTFQLLTQVAGRAGRGDVEGEVFVQAFTPFHPAIQYARRHDFAGFYEQEIEFREQLKYPPVSRIALLTLKGRNEEKVKFSADHLRRELEKLLGSAAASAAAVDASSTARADDEALSATREGAYAPRTNPIRDLILLGPTPAPLARAETYYRYQIMLRTRQMTKLSQHLAKLMESLALPEDISLTVDIDPVNLA encoded by the coding sequence ATGATCGCCCGCGTCACACTCGAAATTGCGCTGCGCAAGGAGTTCGATTATCTCATCCCGCCCGAACTGGCGGCGCAGATCGACGTGGGCAGTCGCGTCCAGGTGCCGTTCGGGCCGCGCAAGGTGATGGGATGCGTCACCACGCTCGTCGAGGAATCAACGCACACGAACTTGCGTTCCATTTTGAAAGTGGTCGGTCGGCAAACGCTGGTTACGCCCCAGGTTCTGCGATTGGCAAGATGGATCGCCGATTACTATTGCTGCCCGCCGGAAATCGCGCTGAAAAGTGTTTTGCCAGAAGCTGTCCGCAAAGAAAAGGAAGGCTGGCGACAACAGTTGTTCGTGCGCGTTCTGCCCTTCACCGGCGACCTGCCCAAGTTGGCCAAGCGACAGCAGGAAGTCTGGAACATCATCGAGGAACGCCGCGAAATGCCCCTGCAGGAACTGCTTGAACTTGCGGAAACAACCGCCGGCACCGTGCGTCGGCTGGAGGACAAAGGACTCCTCGCCATCACAACAGAGATTTCCGAACGCGATCCCTATGCCCGCGAACACATTTTGCCGACGCAATCGCTCGTGTTGAATCAGGAGCAAGCGAAGGCGCTTGTGATGATCACAAAGGTCATGGACCAGGAAAAGGGGAAAGGGGGAAAGGGAGAAAAGGAGAAGCCGAGTTGCGATGCTCAACTGTTGCAGGTCACCTCTGCTCCTCGTCCCCTTTTCTCCTCCACCTTTCTGTTGCACGGCGTCACCGGCAGCGGGAAGACGGAAGTTTATCTGCAAGCCATCGCGCACGCGCTCGAGCAAGGCAAAGGCGCCATTGTCCTCGTGCCGGAAATTTCGCTCACGCCCCAGACCGTCGAACGTTTCAAGGCGCGCTTCAGTTCCGGTCGATTGCAAACGTTGGTTGCCGTGTTGCACAGCCATTTATCCGCAGGGGAACGTCATGATGAGTGGCACAAGATTCGTCAGGGTCGCGCGCGCATCGTCATCGGCGCGCGGTCGGCGATTTTTGCGCCCGTCGATCCGCTTGGCTTGATCATCGTGGATGAGGAACACGAGCACAGTTACAAACAAGAGGAAGCCCCGCGTTATCACGCCCGCGATGTCGCCATCGTGCGCGGCCAGATGGAAGGCGCGACCGTGGTGCTTGGCTCGGCGACACCATCGCTCGAAAGTTTTTACAACGTCAAAAAGGGCAAATACACGTTGCTTGAGTTGTTGGAGCGCGCGGACAATAAAAAAATGCCGCTCGTGCGGGTCATCGACATGCGCCAGACCGCCCGTAAGGAAAAGGGCACGCCCATCTTTTCGCCACAACTCAAGGAAGCCATCACGCAACGACTGGAGCGCAAGGAGCAGACAATTTTATTCCTGAACCGACGCGGCTTTGCCACCTCGTTGCAATGCCCGCTGTGCGGTTACGTGGCGGAATGCCCCAATTGCAGCGTGTCGCTCACCTACCATCGCCGCATCCAGAAGCTTTGCTGCCACATTTGCGGCCACGACGCGCCGGTGCCGGCTGTTTGTCCCAACCAGAAATGTCGCAACCCGGCCATCCGTTATGCCGGGTTGGGCACGGAGAAAGTCGAACACACGCTGACGAAATTATTTCCCCACGCCCGCGTTCAGCGGATGGATTCCGACATCATGAAGCGGAAGGAGGACTACCGCCGCACGCTCGGTGATTTCCGCACCGGCAAGATCGATATTCTGGTCGGCACGCAAATGATCGCCAAGGGACTGCATTTTCCCAACGTCACGCTCGTCGGCATCATTTACGCCGACTTGAGTCTGCATCAGCCTGACTTCCGGGCGGGCGAACGAACGTTCCAATTACTCACTCAGGTTGCCGGTCGCGCGGGTCGCGGCGATGTCGAGGGCGAGGTTTTTGTGCAGGCGTTCACGCCATTTCATCCGGCCATTCAGTACGCGCGGCGACATGACTTCGCTGGTTTCTACGAGCAGGAGATTGAATTCCGCGAACAATTGAAATATCCACCTGTGAGCCGCATTGCGTTGCTGACGTTGAAGGGACGCAATGAAGAGAAGGTGAAATTCTCCGCCGACCATTTGAGACGCGAGTTGGAAAAACTTCTGGGGAGCGCGGCCGCTTCGGCTGCGGCGGTTGACGCCTCGTCAACCGCTCGGGCTGACGACGAGGCGTTGTCAGCGACACGCGAGGGCGCGTATGCTCCCCGAACCAATCCGATTCGCGATTTAATTCTGCTTGGTCCCACGCCCGCGCCACTGGCGCGTGCCGAAACCTATTATCGTTATCAAATCATGCTGCGCAC
- a CDS encoding lytic transglycosylase domain-containing protein: protein MKFRWLGLAFAFILVVGGIGYWRWYDWRDHSQDAVILAAARRYGVEPALVKAVVWRESRFNPKAHGKAGEFGLMQVRETAAKEWAQAERLNAFSTAHLLDPGTNTLAGAWYLRKLLKRYERTDNPLHYALADYNAGRSNVLRWNKASAATNSAIFVEAIDFGGTRKYVRAVVRRAEQYRPLFKPKE from the coding sequence GTGAAATTCCGCTGGCTCGGTTTGGCGTTTGCCTTCATCCTCGTTGTCGGAGGCATCGGCTATTGGCGCTGGTACGACTGGCGCGACCACAGTCAGGACGCGGTGATTCTGGCCGCGGCGCGCCGTTACGGGGTTGAACCGGCGCTGGTCAAAGCGGTTGTGTGGCGCGAAAGCCGATTCAATCCGAAGGCCCACGGCAAGGCGGGAGAATTCGGACTGATGCAGGTGCGCGAGACGGCGGCGAAGGAGTGGGCACAGGCGGAAAGACTCAATGCGTTTTCGACCGCACATCTGCTCGATCCCGGCACCAACACGCTCGCCGGCGCCTGGTATCTGCGGAAACTGTTGAAACGTTACGAACGGACGGACAACCCGCTGCACTACGCGCTGGCCGATTACAACGCGGGTCGGAGCAATGTTCTGCGCTGGAACAAAGCGTCAGCCGCTACCAACAGCGCGATATTCGTCGAAGCGATTGATTTTGGCGGGACGCGCAAATACGTTCGTGCAGTGGTTCGCCGTGCCGAACAGTATCGACCGCTCTTCAAACCGAAGGAGTGA